A region from the Cryptosporangium arvum DSM 44712 genome encodes:
- a CDS encoding serine hydrolase domain-containing protein translates to MGDLDDIQSWLNDELPSMLAKYEVPAANWAVVRGDEVVDGAAGVLSKATGVDATADSVFQIGSITKLWTSTLVLQLVDEGKVGLDRPIREYLPDFRIADEQAAQTITVRHLLNHTAGFEGDIFVDTGFGDDCVEKYVAALHDVPQLFPPGEQFSYNNAGYCVLGRLIEVLRGTSFDASLREYLITPLGLTHAATDAYEAIKYRAAMGHVEPERGEGYQPAPVWAMYRSNAPAGAMLSMRARDLVAFARMHLDDGRVGEQQVLAPGTAALMQERQVDLPDLGLMGTSWGLGFERFDLPSGAIVGHDGNTIGQAAFLRMVPGTGVAVALLTNGGDALSLYKDVVGGALNRLTGVELPASPVPPAEPPTIDAERFLGTYSASVYDLTVSQDDDRRIWIEQTPKGFLEEIGGRVERTELVSYRDDMLIPVEADRGMYMPHAFLGDDGTGHALYLHLGRAIRRAGTDEE, encoded by the coding sequence ATGGGCGATCTAGACGACATCCAAAGCTGGCTCAACGACGAGCTTCCTTCGATGCTCGCGAAGTACGAGGTACCCGCGGCGAACTGGGCCGTCGTGCGTGGCGACGAGGTCGTGGACGGCGCCGCCGGTGTGCTCAGCAAAGCCACCGGCGTGGACGCCACCGCGGATTCGGTCTTCCAGATCGGGTCGATCACCAAGCTGTGGACCAGCACGCTGGTGCTGCAGCTGGTCGACGAGGGGAAGGTCGGCCTCGACCGGCCGATCCGCGAGTACCTGCCGGACTTCCGGATCGCCGACGAGCAGGCCGCGCAGACGATCACCGTGCGCCACCTGCTCAACCACACCGCCGGCTTCGAGGGCGACATCTTCGTCGACACCGGCTTCGGCGACGACTGCGTCGAGAAGTACGTCGCGGCACTGCACGACGTGCCGCAGCTGTTCCCCCCGGGCGAACAGTTCTCGTACAACAACGCCGGCTACTGCGTCCTCGGGCGGCTGATCGAGGTCCTGCGGGGCACGTCGTTCGACGCCAGCCTCCGCGAGTACCTGATCACGCCGCTCGGGCTCACCCACGCCGCGACCGACGCCTACGAGGCGATCAAGTACCGCGCCGCGATGGGCCACGTCGAGCCGGAGCGGGGCGAGGGTTACCAGCCGGCTCCGGTCTGGGCGATGTACCGGTCGAACGCACCGGCCGGCGCGATGCTCTCGATGCGCGCCCGGGACCTGGTCGCGTTCGCCCGGATGCACCTCGACGACGGCCGCGTCGGCGAGCAGCAGGTCCTGGCCCCGGGCACCGCCGCGCTCATGCAGGAGCGGCAGGTCGATCTACCCGACCTCGGCCTGATGGGCACCTCCTGGGGCCTCGGCTTCGAGCGGTTCGACTTACCGTCCGGCGCGATCGTCGGCCACGACGGCAACACGATCGGGCAGGCCGCGTTCCTGCGGATGGTGCCGGGCACGGGGGTCGCGGTCGCCCTGCTGACCAACGGCGGCGACGCGCTGTCGCTCTACAAGGACGTCGTCGGGGGCGCCCTGAACCGGCTGACCGGGGTCGAGCTGCCCGCGTCCCCGGTTCCACCGGCCGAGCCACCGACGATCGACGCCGAACGGTTCCTCGGCACCTACTCCGCGTCGGTCTACGACCTCACGGTCAGCCAGGACGACGATCGGCGGATCTGGATCGAGCAGACCCCCAAGGGTTTCCTCGAGGAGATCGGCGGGCGGGTCGAGCGCACCGAGCTCGTGTCCTACCGCGACGACATGCTGATCCCGGTCGAGGCCGACCGTGGCATGTACATGCCGCACGCGTTCCTGGGCGACGACGGCACGGGCCACGCGCTGTACCTCCACCTCGGACGCGCCATCCGCCGCGCGGGAACGGACGAAGAATGA
- a CDS encoding ABC transporter substrate-binding protein, with translation MKRTRMASYGLCLTLALAGCSGAANNGAGDGAPVVDGGTFTLGLSSDPGALDPQMGAGTSLFTVTQFAYDPLVSVDGESGEIRSALATSWKAEGTTVELTLNEGITCDDGSALTATAVADNLNFVADPKNSSPFLGVFLPAGVKAAGDDASRVVTLTLAQPAPFVLNGLASLPIVCPSGLKNRAALTKTTSGTGPYKLVEAAPGDHYTYQVRDGYTWGPDGATTATKGMPKTVVVKIVENESTAANLLVSGGLSAAQVAGPDSARLEKAGLFTAETPALSGEQWYNHAKGRVTDDPQVRLALTRALDLAQLQKVLTSGKGSAATVLATNAPAACPGDSVSKSLPSHDPAAAGALLDQAGWTKGADGTRAKAGKPLKLTFLYQNTSGSGGNAAAELAVKQWKAVGVDATAKSQNETTLTGTIFGAGDWDVAWVSLNVNSPDQLVPFLSGPAAPKGTNFAAIADADYTEAVTAAAALPGAEGCDKWLAAESDLIKKASIVPFANTTVRTFGKASKFETPGQLVPTSIRMLAK, from the coding sequence ATGAAGCGCACCAGGATGGCCTCCTACGGCCTCTGTCTGACGCTGGCGCTCGCCGGTTGCTCGGGCGCGGCGAACAACGGCGCCGGCGACGGCGCTCCGGTCGTCGACGGCGGCACGTTCACGCTGGGCCTCTCCTCCGACCCCGGTGCCCTGGACCCGCAGATGGGCGCGGGCACGTCGCTGTTCACCGTTACCCAGTTCGCCTACGACCCGCTGGTCAGCGTCGACGGCGAGAGCGGCGAGATCCGCTCGGCGCTGGCCACGTCGTGGAAGGCCGAGGGCACGACCGTCGAGCTGACCCTCAACGAGGGCATCACCTGCGACGACGGCAGCGCGCTCACCGCGACCGCGGTGGCCGACAACCTCAACTTCGTGGCCGACCCGAAGAACAGCAGCCCGTTCCTCGGCGTCTTCCTGCCGGCCGGGGTCAAGGCCGCCGGCGACGACGCGAGCCGGGTCGTCACGCTGACGCTGGCGCAGCCGGCGCCGTTCGTGCTCAACGGGCTGGCGAGCCTGCCGATCGTGTGCCCGAGCGGCCTGAAGAACCGGGCCGCGCTGACCAAGACGACGTCCGGCACCGGGCCCTACAAGCTCGTCGAGGCCGCCCCCGGCGACCACTACACCTACCAGGTCCGCGACGGTTACACCTGGGGTCCGGACGGCGCGACGACCGCGACCAAGGGCATGCCCAAGACCGTCGTCGTGAAGATCGTGGAGAACGAGTCGACCGCGGCGAACCTGCTCGTCTCCGGCGGGCTGAGCGCCGCCCAGGTGGCGGGGCCGGACTCGGCCCGGCTGGAGAAGGCGGGCCTGTTCACCGCCGAGACCCCCGCGCTGAGCGGGGAGCAGTGGTACAACCACGCCAAGGGCCGCGTCACCGACGACCCGCAGGTGCGGCTGGCGCTGACCCGGGCGCTCGACCTGGCCCAGCTGCAGAAGGTGCTCACCTCGGGCAAGGGCAGCGCGGCGACCGTGCTGGCGACGAACGCCCCCGCGGCCTGCCCCGGGGACTCGGTCTCCAAGTCGCTGCCGTCGCACGACCCGGCCGCCGCCGGTGCGCTGCTCGACCAGGCCGGCTGGACCAAGGGCGCCGACGGGACGCGCGCCAAGGCCGGCAAGCCGCTCAAGCTCACGTTCCTGTACCAGAACACGAGCGGCAGCGGCGGCAACGCGGCCGCCGAGCTCGCGGTGAAGCAGTGGAAGGCCGTCGGCGTCGACGCCACCGCGAAGAGCCAGAACGAGACGACGCTGACCGGCACGATCTTCGGCGCCGGTGACTGGGACGTCGCCTGGGTGTCGCTCAACGTCAACAGCCCGGACCAGCTCGTGCCGTTCCTCTCCGGCCCGGCCGCGCCGAAGGGCACGAACTTCGCCGCGATCGCCGACGCGGACTACACCGAGGCCGTCACCGCGGCCGCCGCGCTCCCCGGCGCCGAGGGCTGCGACAAGTGGCTCGCGGCCGAGTCGGACCTGATCAAGAAGGCGTCGATCGTCCCGTTCGCCAACACGACCGTGCGGACGTTCGGCAAGGCGTCGAAGTTCGAGACACCCGGCCAGCTCGTCCCGACCAGCATCCGGATGCTGGCGAAATAG
- a CDS encoding ABC transporter permease — protein sequence MSATITLRPLPTASPWVGFGVRRVGRLIVSLWVLVTASFAMIHLIPGDPVRGALGPTAPAELVEARREALGLNDPLLLQYLNYLKGLFTGDLGTSLTSRLPVSEVVAQRLPATLLLAVLAFVVAVLIAIPLGVAMGVLTRRGHGRRSEVAFTTTSTIVATIPDFLIGVALVYLFGIRFAWFPIAGNDTPASYVLPVVSLAIGPAAILSRIVRVEMSAVLEADFVRTARAKRLPARTVYLGHALPNAVTGALTLGGLLLSAMVAGTVLVENVFAWPGLGSTIVQSILAKDYPVVQAIVLVYGVGVLVTNLVVDVILALLDPRSTIREG from the coding sequence ATGTCGGCCACGATCACCCTCCGACCCCTGCCCACGGCCAGCCCGTGGGTGGGGTTCGGCGTGCGACGCGTGGGGCGGCTGATCGTCTCGCTCTGGGTCCTGGTGACCGCGTCGTTCGCGATGATCCACCTGATCCCGGGCGACCCGGTCCGGGGCGCGCTCGGCCCCACCGCGCCGGCCGAGCTGGTCGAGGCGCGCCGCGAAGCGCTGGGGCTCAACGACCCGCTGCTGCTCCAGTACCTGAACTACCTCAAGGGCCTGTTCACCGGTGACCTGGGCACGTCGCTGACCTCGCGGCTGCCGGTCTCCGAGGTCGTCGCCCAACGTCTGCCCGCGACGCTCCTGCTCGCCGTGCTGGCGTTCGTCGTGGCCGTGCTCATCGCGATCCCGCTGGGCGTCGCGATGGGCGTGCTGACCCGGCGCGGCCACGGCCGGCGTTCCGAGGTCGCGTTCACGACGACGAGCACGATCGTCGCGACGATCCCGGACTTCCTGATCGGTGTCGCGCTGGTGTACCTGTTCGGTATCCGGTTCGCCTGGTTCCCGATCGCCGGGAACGACACCCCGGCCTCGTACGTGCTGCCGGTGGTCTCGCTGGCGATCGGCCCGGCGGCGATCCTCTCGCGGATCGTGCGGGTCGAGATGTCGGCGGTGCTGGAGGCCGACTTCGTGCGCACGGCCAGAGCCAAACGGCTGCCGGCCCGGACGGTCTACCTGGGCCACGCGCTGCCGAACGCGGTCACCGGCGCGCTGACGCTCGGCGGCCTGCTGCTCAGCGCGATGGTCGCCGGCACGGTCCTGGTCGAGAACGTGTTCGCGTGGCCGGGGCTGGGCAGCACGATCGTCCAGTCGATCCTCGCCAAGGACTACCCGGTCGTGCAGGCGATCGTCCTCGTGTACGGCGTCGGTGTGCTCGTCACGAACCTGGTGGTCGACGTGATCCTCGCCCTGCTCGACCCACGCTCGACGATCCGGGAGGGCTGA